The Azospirillum lipoferum 4B genomic sequence CTGCCGGCGCTGCTGGCCGGCCATGTCAGCCGCTTCGTTCCCCAGGGCCACAGCGCGGTCGGCCGGGCCGCCTCGTCGGCCGCCGTCACGGTGGTCGCGGTCCTTCCGGCGCTGGCCGCCATCGGTGCGGCCTATGCGCTGACCGGCGGCGAAGCGTCGCCCTACTGATCCTCCACCCCCATCATCCGAACCCAATCCCCGGAGCTCCGTTCATGAAGAAGACCTTGTTCGCCGCCGCCCTGTTCGTCGCCACCGCCGCCGGCAGCCTGACTCCCGCCTTCGCCGCCCCGGTCAACTACAAGATCGATCCGGCGCACACGGCCGTCGCCTTCATCGTCAACCACATCGGCTTCTCCAACGTGATCGGCCGCTTCAACACGGTCGGCGGCGACATCAGCTTCGACAAGGACGCGGTGGAAAAGAGCTCGGTGAACGTCACCATCGACGCCGCCAGCATCGACACCAACCACGCCAAGCGTGACGAGCATCTGCGCTCGCCCGACTTCTTCAACGCGAAGGAGTTCCCGAAGCTGACCTTCAAGAGCACCAAGATCGAGAAGACCGGCGACAAGACGGGCAAGCTGCACGGCGACCTGACCATGCTGGGCGTGACCAAGCCGGTGGTGCTGGACATCACCTTCAACAAGGACGGCGTCAGCCCGGCCAGCAAGCTGGAGACCGCCGGCTTCTCCGCCCGCGGCACGGTGAAGCGCACCGATTTCGGCATGAAGTACGGCGCTCCGGCCGTCGGCGACGACATCCAGCTGCTGATCGAGATCGAGGCGGTCAAGTCCTGATCGAAGGGCCTTTCCGGCCCGTCGAGTGTGGAGGGGACCGGTTAGCCGGTCCCTTTCCGTTTCCACCCCATGGTGTTTATGACCGCGGGCGGTTGCATCGGGTTCCACGCCTCGGCCGGGTGAGCAGGACGGCGACGGTCAGAAGCTGGGAGAGCGTCCAGAAGGCACCCGCCGCCGCCAGCAGCGCCATCGACGGCCACCACACCGCCGCCAAGCGCAGAACCGCGGCGGCGGCCATCAGCGCGACGGCGATGGTTGCGGCGGGCGGAAAGCGCTCGGGCTCCGCCTCGCGCTGCAGCGTGGTGCGGATCATCATGGCGCTGGCGAGGATGCCGAGCGCACCCACCCCCAGCATGTGCCAGCCGGCGGCCGGCGGCAGACCCGCAAGCTCCGCGAAGCCGGTCAGCAGCCAGCCGATGCCGAGGCAGAGATAGCCCAGATGCAGGCTGGCGATTTCCGGCTGCCGCAGCAGGAGCAGCGGTTTCCAGCGGGCCAGCCGCAGCAGCGCGCTCGCCCCCGCCATCGCCGCACCGGTGGCCCCCAGCGGCGGCAGCAAGCCGGTCGCCGCCGACAGCAGGCAGAGCGCGGCACCGGCGACGCCCATCGCCTCCAACCGTGGCTGTACCCGCTGCGCGAGGGTGATGCCGCGGCGGCGCAGGGCGCCGGCCGTCGCCGCGGGGATGACGCGCCCGCCCATGGTCAGCAGCAGCGTTGCGATCAGCAGCAGCCCGACCGGCATCCCGCCGGCCGGGACGAGTCCGAGCTCCGATGCCCAGAACAGCGCCTCCGCCAGCAGGAAGGCGCCGATCAGCGGACCGAACACCGCATTGTGTCCGCTGCGGCCGGTGCGCAGGAACGGCAGGCCGGCGACCATGAACAGAAGCAGCGGATAGGCGATGCCGAGCGGCAGGGCCACCACTGCCGGCAGCCCGCCCAGCAGAGCCAGCCGCCCGGCCAGCCAGGACAGGAAGGCCACCGCCACCATCCGCCGCGACAGCCGCGTCATCAGGAAACCGCCGACCACCGCCAGCGCATAGCCCAGCGTCATCTCGTGGGCATGCAGAGCCGGCGACCAGCCCAGCGGCAGCAGGCCGCCCACCGCCGCCAGCCACAGCGGCACGGCGAGCGCGGCATAGAGGGCGGCTGCCGGATACATCAGACGGTGGGCGCTGGTGATGGGAGCGGGGGCATGCATGGGCGGGCAGGCTCTTCGGTGGTCCGGTCCGTCCAGTCTGGCCGATGGCGGAGAGGCGCGCTTTGACCGGCAACAAATTCGCTTACGAATGGGTATGGTTTGGCCGCTACACTGTCGGGCCAGACCCGGACCGAGCCAGGACGACCGCCATGCCTCCGCCCCCCGATCCCGCCATTCTGCGCGGCATGCCGCTGTTCGCCGGGCTGGATGCCGCCGCGCTGGCCGAGGCGGTGGCGCTCGCCCGCCCGCGCCGGCATGCCCGCGGTGCCGCCCTGTTCACCCAGGGGGAGCCGGCGGCCGCCGGCCATGCGCTGATCGACGGGCGGGTGAAGATCGTGCAGACCGGTCCCGACGGCCAGCAGGTGGTGATGCGCTTCATCGGCCCCGGCGAGATGTTCGGGACGCTGGCGATCTTCACCGACGGCCTCTATCCGGCCGATGCCGTCGCCGTGGCGGACTGCGTCGAGCTGTCCTGGCCGGCCGCCGCGATGACGGAGTTGATGGACCGCCATCCCGTCATCGCCCGCAACGCATTGTCCATTGTCGGCGGCCGATTGCGCGAAGTGCAGAACCGCCTGCGCGAGGTCGCGACCGAACGGGTGGAGCGCCGCATCGCGCATGCCCTGCTGCGGCTGGTGCGTCACGCCGGCCGGCGGGTGGAGGCGGGGGTGGAGATCGATTTCCCCCTGTCGCGCCAGGACGTGGCGGAGATGACCGGCACCACGCTGCACACCGTCAGCCGCACCCTGTCGGCCTGGGAAAGCCAGGGGATCGTGGAGAGCGGCCGGCAGCAGGTGGTGATCCGCAAGCCCCACGCGCTGGTCGCCATCGCCGAGGATCTGCCGCCGGTTCCGCCGCGCGGCTGAATGCAGCGCGGCTGAATGTGGGACGCTTGCGGTGGCGCAAAGACCGCTCGCCGCCGGGCGGTTATGGTGGCTGCCTGTCCCCAGCGCCGGAGCATGCCGCCATGGCCGTCTCATCATCCGTGGCCAAGATGAGGATCGCCGACATGACCATGGCCGAGCTGATGCGCGACCGCCCCGCGGTGGTGCCGGTCCTGCTTCGCCGCGGCCTCGCCTGTCCCGGCTGCGCCATGGCGCCTTTCATGACCGTGCGGGAGGCGGCCGAAGCCTATGGGCTGGAGCTCGACGCCCTGCTGGACGATCTTGCCGCCGCCCAGTTGTCGGCCGGCTGATCCTGCCACCCTCTCCGGCATTTGTGCTGGAGCAAAGAAGGCAACGGCGATCCGGGTTACAGCGGTGCATGGCGATCCTGCCGCTCCCCACAGCCAGACGGACGACGATGCCGACCACCAACCATGCAACGCGGGCCGAACCGGTCCTCGACCTCCGCGCCATTCCGCCCTACCAGCGCCACCAGCTGATCTTCCAGTCGGTGCAGGATCTGACGCCCGGCGACGGCTTCTCGCTGGTCAACGACCATGACCCGCGCCCGCTGCACCACCAGCTTCTCAGCCTGTTCGGAGCCGGTTTCTCCTGGGAATACCTGCAGCAGGGTCCCGAGGTCTGGCAGGTCCGCATCGCCCGTCCCGAAGGGGCGTCGGCGACCAGCCTGCGCGTGCGCATCTACCGCAACGGCGACGTGGCTGTCGCGGCCGACGACGCGCGGCTGGGGCCGGACGGCAGCGGCGGTTCGGTCTGCGAGGTGACGGATTGCCCGCCGGGCACGCTGACGGCCGACGTTCTGTCGCTGCTGCAGGGCGTCATCCCGCCGGCCGGCGTGGTCAGCATCGCCTATGAACGGCTGCTGGCGCGGCGCAACGGCTCCTGCTGCGGCGGCATGTGCGGGTGAGGACAACGCCGCGGGGCGGCCGTTCCCGGTTTCGGAATGGCTGCCGCCCGTTCCGGCCGGCAACCAATCCGGCCCTGCCCGGTTCTGTGTGTGACGCCCGACCAAGGAGACACGCATGGACCGGAGTGACGACACCGTATCGCCGCAGGACCCGCGGTACAAATATCCCCAGCCGCCCTTCAAGGGCCAGTCGCAGCCCTGGCCGGGGCTGGCCCGCGACATGGACCCGCCGCCGGACCATGGCGAGACCAGCTACAAGGGTTCCGGCCGGCTGGCGGGGCGGAAGGCGCTGATCACCGGCGGCGATTCCGGGATGGGACGCGCCGCCGCCATCGCCTATGCCCGCGAGGGGGCCGACGTCGCCATCAACTATTTCCCGACCGAGGAGCCGGACGCCCGCGAGGTCGTCGCGCTGATCGAGGCGGCGGGCCGCAAGGCCGTCGCCATTCCCGGCGACCTGCGCGACGAGGCGTTCTGCCGGCAGATGGTGGCGGATGCCGTCGCCGGGCTCGGCGGGCTCGACATCCTTGTGTGCAACGCCGCGCGGCAGCAGGCCTGCCCATCCATCCTCGACCTGACCAGCGAGGAATTCGACGCGACGATGAAGACCAACATCTACGCGCCGTTCTGGACCATCAAGGCGGCGCTGCCGCATCTGAAGCCCGGCTCGGTCATCATCGGCACCACGTCGGAACAGTCCTACGATCCGACGCCGGAACTGTACCACTATGCCCAGACCAAGGCGGCGACGATGAACTACGTCAAGTCGCTGGCGAAGCAGTTCGCCTCGAAGGGCATCCGCGTCAACGGCGTGGCCCCCGGCCCGATCTGGACCCCGCTGCAGGTCAGCGGCGGCGCCACCCAGGAGAAGCTGAAGCAGTTCGGCGGCCAGACTCCGCTGGGCCGTCCCGGCCAGCCGGCCGAGCTTGCCGGCATCTATGTCCAGCTCGCGGCGGAGGACGGCAGCTATACCACAGGCCACATCTATGGTGCCGCCGGCGGCAGCGGACAGCCGTAAGGGCACCGGCGGCCGAACCCGTCCTGCCATCACCCCATGATGTCCTCGCCAAGCCTTCCGCCCGGTCTCGGCGATCGCCTGGATGTAGCGGTCGCGGCCGTCTCGCTGAGCATGGCATCGGCCCGGGGCGGCACGACCACGTGCCGCTCTGCGCATCCACGCCGAGGTGCAGCTTCTTCCACGAGCGCCGTTTCCGGGTTCCGTGCTTTTCGATCAACCGCTCGCCCGGTCCGCACAGCGAGCGGCGTTCGCTTTGTGCGGCATCGCGGGAAATCCAGCTGACGAAGTACGGCGCCCCGACCTACTCCACCAGATCCATCCGTGCAACACCGCGCCGATGGAGAACAGGCTGCAAGCCTACCTTGGCCCTTCCCTTCCCCCTTCCGCCGGGGTGACCTCCCTGCCGATGGAGCGAAGCGGCACCGGGCAAGCGCCCCGGCAAGCCCCACCTTATCGGTGCGCTATGCGTCCATCATCATGCGGTAGCGGATCTGATCGAAGATCACCGCGAGAATCAGCAGCCCGCCCAGCAGCACCATCTGCAGATAGGATCCGACCTGCGCCAGATTCATGCCGTTCTGGACCAGCACGATGAAAACGGCGCCCAGCACCACGGTCTCCACCCGGCCGATGCCGCCGCGGAGCGACACGCCGGCGATCACGCAGGCGGCGATGGACTCCAGGGCGAGCGTTCCGCCCAGATTGGCCTCTCCCGATTCCACCCGGGCCGTCAGCAACAGGCCCGTCAGCGCCGCGATCAGGGCGCACAGGACATAGGCGACGATCAGCGTGCGCCCGGTGTCGATGGCCGACAGTCTGGCGGCTTTCATGTTGCCGCCGACGGCATAGAGATGGGCGCCGATCCGGGTGCGCGTCATGACGACCCAGGCGACCGCGACCGCCACGGCGGCGACCAGCACCGGTACCGGAATGCCCAGCCAGCGACCGAAGCCGAACAGCTCGGCGAACTCAACCGGCAGGCCGGACACCGGGATGCCGCCGGTCAGGAACAGCGATCCGCCCGCCGCCACGGAACTGACGCCCAGCGTCATGATGAAGGGCGAGACGCCGAACAGCGCGACGCCGGCGCCATTGGCCAGCCCAACCAGGGCCGCCACCGCGAATCCGGCCAGCGCGCCCAGCGCGATCGCCAGGGCCGGGGAATCCGGGAACATCGTGCCCAGTGCCGCCATCGCCAACGCCGACACCACCGAGGTGAGGGCGACGGTCGCCCCGACCGCGAGATCGAACCCGCCGGTGATCAGCACCGTCATCTGCCCCAGCGACACCAGCACCAGATAGACCGACTGGCGCATCACATTGACGAGATTGTCCGCGGTCAGGAAACGGTCGGAGGCGAGCGTGAACACGATCAGCGCCGCCGCCAGGAAGAAGGGCAGCACGCCCAGGCGGATGAACAGCGCCCGCCCGGCCGCGCGCAGCCGGACGGTGGTGGAGGCCGGGGCGGTGCCGGAGGACGGCGATGCGGCGGAGGAGGTGGCGCTCATGCGGGCAGTCTCGCTTCCTGGTCGATGGTGGGGACCGACGGGATGGCAGCCGACGGAACGGGATCGAAGAAGTGGGAAAGGATGGCCGCCTCGCTGATGGCGTCGCCTTCCAGTTCGGCGGCGATGCGGCCATGGGCGAAGACCAGCAGGCGATGGGCGAGGTTCATCGCCTCCGGCAGGTCGGAGGAAATGACGACCACCGCCTTTCCGGCCTCGGCCAGCTCGCGGATCAGGCGGTAGATGGCGGCCCGCGCGCCCATGTCGACGCCGACGGTCGGCTCGTCGAAGATGTAGAGGTCGTAATCGCGGCCGAGCGCACGGCCGAACAGCGCCTTCTGCTGGTTGCCGCCCGACAGCTTGCCGACGGCCCGGCCGCGATAGGCGGCCGGCAGCTCGACCCGTTCGGCGGTCGCCTCGCACCGCTTGCGGATGCGCCGCCAGGGCAGCAGGCCGAAGCGGCCCGGCGTGCCGGCCAGCTCCCCCTGGGCCAGATTGTCCCGCGTGCTGAAGGCCAGCTGCAACCCTTCGGTCTTGCGGTCGGGCGGCACATAGCAAAGGCCCGCCCGCATCAGCTCGCGGGTCGCGGCACCGGTGAGGTCGCGCCCCCGGACGGTCACCCGCCCCGCCTGGATCTGCAGCAGCCCCATCAGCGCCCGGAAGCTGCGCGACTTGCCGGAACCGACGAGGCCGGCGATGCCCAGCACCTCGCCCGCGCGGACCTCCAGATCGACGCCATGGACACCCCAGGCGCGCAACCCCTCCGCCCGCAGCAGGACCGGGCCGGGGCTGCGGGCGATGGTTGGGTAGATCTCGCCGATGGCGCGGCCGGCCATCATTTCGATCAGGGCCGCCTCGCTGGTGTCTGCCATCGCCACGGTGCCGATCCGCCGTCCGTCGCGCAGGACGGTGACGCGGTCGGCGATGCGGGCGAATTCCTGCATCCGGTGCGAGATGTAGACGATGCCGACGCCGCGCGCCTTCATGCGCGCGATCACCGCGAACAGATGGTCGACCTCGCGGTCGGTCAGCGACGCCGTCGGCTCGTCGAGGATCAGGATGCCGACCTCGCCGTGCAGGGCCTTGGCGATCTCCACCATCTGCTGTTCGGCGCGGCTCAGCGTGGCGACCAGCCGTTTCGGATCGATGGCGAAATCGAGATCGGCAAAGAGTGCGGCGGCCTTGCGCCGCATCGCCCGGCGGTCGAGAAAGGGGCCGCTCATCGGCTCGTCGCCCAGGAACAGGTTCTCCGCCACCGTCAGGGTCGGGACCAGCGAGAATTCCTGGAAGACGGCGGAGATGCCGGCGGCGCGGGCATCGGCGACGCCGGTGAAGCGGATATGCCGGCCGCGCAGCAGAATCTCGCCCTCGCTGGGGGTGGAGACCCCGGCCAGCAGCGAGATCAGGGTCGATTTGCCGGCGCCGTTCTCCCCGAACAGCACATGCACCTCGCCGGGGCGCAGGTCGAAATCGACGCGGTCGAGCGCGGTGACGCCGGGATAGCGCTTGGTCAGGGCGACGGTCCGGATCAGGACGGGAGGGGACATGCACACACTCCGGATGGCCCCCGCCGCCGGCCCCATCGGGAAGCCGGCGGCGGAGGAAACAGCCTCACTTCACGCTGAAGACCGGGGAGAAATTGTCCGGCGGCAGGATGGTGTCGCGCGGCACGCTGCCGACATTGGCCTTGTCGACGACGAAGATCTTCGGGCCGACATGGCGGACCAGATCGGTCTTCTCCAGCGCCCGCACCGCCTGATCGATGGCGATGCGGCCCTGGATGACCATGGAATCGGCCGGCGCCGCCTGGATGAAGCCGCGCTTGATGCCCTGATAGACGCCGGGCGTCATGTAGAAGGCGATCAGCCCGACCTTGTCGGTCAGCCCGCGCTCGCGCAGCAGGCCCTGCGCCGCCTCGGCGGTCACCGCGGTGCCGGCGATGTACTTGATGTCGGGCGTGGCCTGCAGCGCATCCTCGACCAGCCGCAACTGCGCCTCCTTGCCGGTGTCACCGTAGCGCGGTTCCAGTACCTGCACGGCGGAGCCGGCCACCGCCTCCATGAAGCCCTTGTTGGCGGCCTCGACCCAGCCGGCGCCGGCCGGGCCGGGGAACCAGCCGACCTTCACCGGCGGGCTGCCGGCGGGATGCTTCGCGGCGAGATAGCGGCCGGCCTCCGCCCCCATGGTGTGGAAGGACACCAGGGACTTGGCGGTCAGCGCCGGGGAGGAGATGCCGTTGATGACGTCGATCACCGGGATGTTCTTCTTCGCCAGCTCCGCCACCAGATTGTTCAGCCCGTCGAAGCTGATGGCGCCGATCACCACGGCATTGGCGCCGCGGGCGACGCAATCCTCGATCTGGCTGATCTGCTTGTTCAGCTCGGTGTAGCCGCCCGCCTCCACCACGGTGACCTTCACCCCCAGCCGCCTGGCTTCCTCCACCACGCCGTAATCGACGCCGAGCCAGTAGGCGTCCTTCATGTGGGGGAAGGACACGCAGATGTCCCACTTCTTCGCCGCCTTGGGCAGCGGGCTGTAGGAGATGTCCTTCGGCTTGCCGTCGGCGGAAAAGGCGGGTGTCACCTCCACCGCCGGATAGGGGAACCACTCGGCGGCGGACGCCGGGCCGGCGGCGGCGATGCTGCTTCCAAGAACTGTGGCGGCGACAAGAGCGCGAGCGAAAGCGTTCATGCGGGTGGTCTCCACGGCATGGGATTGGACGGATTGAGGATGTTCAAAAAAGGAGGGAGGCGGCGGACGGGGGGCCGCCTCCCGTCCGGTCAGGCCAGGGCTTCGCGCAGGCGGGCCAGGCGACCGGCTTCCTCGGCGCGGGCAGCCAGCGCCTGATCCATGTCGACCTTGACGAAACGGACGCCGGTGTGGGGCTGCATCTGGCCGATCAGGTCCATGTCGGCGGAGATCACCGCGCCCAGCGTGAAATAGCCGCCGCCCGAGACGGCGTCGCGGTGCAGGACGATGGGCTCGGTTCCGCCCGGCACCTGGATCGAGCCGTAGGGGTAGCAGGCATCGACGATGTTGGACGGGTTGGAGCCGGCGCCGAAGGGCTGTTCGCGCGGCTCGAAGGTGAAGGGGCGGCCGCCGCGGAACCGGTAGCCCATGCGGTCGGCCTCCGGCGCCACCTTCCAGCTGTCCTCGAAGAAGTTGCGCCCGGCCTCCTCGGTGATGAGG encodes the following:
- a CDS encoding NnrS family protein, with protein sequence MHAPAPITSAHRLMYPAAALYAALAVPLWLAAVGGLLPLGWSPALHAHEMTLGYALAVVGGFLMTRLSRRMVAVAFLSWLAGRLALLGGLPAVVALPLGIAYPLLLFMVAGLPFLRTGRSGHNAVFGPLIGAFLLAEALFWASELGLVPAGGMPVGLLLIATLLLTMGGRVIPAATAGALRRRGITLAQRVQPRLEAMGVAGAALCLLSAATGLLPPLGATGAAMAGASALLRLARWKPLLLLRQPEIASLHLGYLCLGIGWLLTGFAELAGLPPAAGWHMLGVGALGILASAMMIRTTLQREAEPERFPPAATIAVALMAAAAVLRLAAVWWPSMALLAAAGAFWTLSQLLTVAVLLTRPRRGTRCNRPRS
- a CDS encoding SDR family oxidoreductase; the encoded protein is MDRSDDTVSPQDPRYKYPQPPFKGQSQPWPGLARDMDPPPDHGETSYKGSGRLAGRKALITGGDSGMGRAAAIAYAREGADVAINYFPTEEPDAREVVALIEAAGRKAVAIPGDLRDEAFCRQMVADAVAGLGGLDILVCNAARQQACPSILDLTSEEFDATMKTNIYAPFWTIKAALPHLKPGSVIIGTTSEQSYDPTPELYHYAQTKAATMNYVKSLAKQFASKGIRVNGVAPGPIWTPLQVSGGATQEKLKQFGGQTPLGRPGQPAELAGIYVQLAAEDGSYTTGHIYGAAGGSGQP
- the torT gene encoding TMAO reductase system periplasmic protein TorT — its product is MNAFARALVAATVLGSSIAAAGPASAAEWFPYPAVEVTPAFSADGKPKDISYSPLPKAAKKWDICVSFPHMKDAYWLGVDYGVVEEARRLGVKVTVVEAGGYTELNKQISQIEDCVARGANAVVIGAISFDGLNNLVAELAKKNIPVIDVINGISSPALTAKSLVSFHTMGAEAGRYLAAKHPAGSPPVKVGWFPGPAGAGWVEAANKGFMEAVAGSAVQVLEPRYGDTGKEAQLRLVEDALQATPDIKYIAGTAVTAEAAQGLLRERGLTDKVGLIAFYMTPGVYQGIKRGFIQAAPADSMVIQGRIAIDQAVRALEKTDLVRHVGPKIFVVDKANVGSVPRDTILPPDNFSPVFSVK
- a CDS encoding YceI family protein; its protein translation is MKKTLFAAALFVATAAGSLTPAFAAPVNYKIDPAHTAVAFIVNHIGFSNVIGRFNTVGGDISFDKDAVEKSSVNVTIDAASIDTNHAKRDEHLRSPDFFNAKEFPKLTFKSTKIEKTGDKTGKLHGDLTMLGVTKPVVLDITFNKDGVSPASKLETAGFSARGTVKRTDFGMKYGAPAVGDDIQLLIEIEAVKS
- a CDS encoding DUF1858 domain-containing protein, translated to MAVSSSVAKMRIADMTMAELMRDRPAVVPVLLRRGLACPGCAMAPFMTVREAAEAYGLELDALLDDLAAAQLSAG
- a CDS encoding Crp/Fnr family transcriptional regulator — protein: MPPPPDPAILRGMPLFAGLDAAALAEAVALARPRRHARGAALFTQGEPAAAGHALIDGRVKIVQTGPDGQQVVMRFIGPGEMFGTLAIFTDGLYPADAVAVADCVELSWPAAAMTELMDRHPVIARNALSIVGGRLREVQNRLREVATERVERRIAHALLRLVRHAGRRVEAGVEIDFPLSRQDVAEMTGTTLHTVSRTLSAWESQGIVESGRQQVVIRKPHALVAIAEDLPPVPPRG
- a CDS encoding ABC transporter permease, producing the protein MSATSSAASPSSGTAPASTTVRLRAAGRALFIRLGVLPFFLAAALIVFTLASDRFLTADNLVNVMRQSVYLVLVSLGQMTVLITGGFDLAVGATVALTSVVSALAMAALGTMFPDSPALAIALGALAGFAVAALVGLANGAGVALFGVSPFIMTLGVSSVAAGGSLFLTGGIPVSGLPVEFAELFGFGRWLGIPVPVLVAAVAVAVAWVVMTRTRIGAHLYAVGGNMKAARLSAIDTGRTLIVAYVLCALIAALTGLLLTARVESGEANLGGTLALESIAACVIAGVSLRGGIGRVETVVLGAVFIVLVQNGMNLAQVGSYLQMVLLGGLLILAVIFDQIRYRMMMDA
- a CDS encoding DUF2249 domain-containing protein, with product MAILPLPTARRTTMPTTNHATRAEPVLDLRAIPPYQRHQLIFQSVQDLTPGDGFSLVNDHDPRPLHHQLLSLFGAGFSWEYLQQGPEVWQVRIARPEGASATSLRVRIYRNGDVAVAADDARLGPDGSGGSVCEVTDCPPGTLTADVLSLLQGVIPPAGVVSIAYERLLARRNGSCCGGMCG
- a CDS encoding sugar ABC transporter ATP-binding protein; translation: MSPPVLIRTVALTKRYPGVTALDRVDFDLRPGEVHVLFGENGAGKSTLISLLAGVSTPSEGEILLRGRHIRFTGVADARAAGISAVFQEFSLVPTLTVAENLFLGDEPMSGPFLDRRAMRRKAAALFADLDFAIDPKRLVATLSRAEQQMVEIAKALHGEVGILILDEPTASLTDREVDHLFAVIARMKARGVGIVYISHRMQEFARIADRVTVLRDGRRIGTVAMADTSEAALIEMMAGRAIGEIYPTIARSPGPVLLRAEGLRAWGVHGVDLEVRAGEVLGIAGLVGSGKSRSFRALMGLLQIQAGRVTVRGRDLTGAATRELMRAGLCYVPPDRKTEGLQLAFSTRDNLAQGELAGTPGRFGLLPWRRIRKRCEATAERVELPAAYRGRAVGKLSGGNQQKALFGRALGRDYDLYIFDEPTVGVDMGARAAIYRLIRELAEAGKAVVVISSDLPEAMNLAHRLLVFAHGRIAAELEGDAISEAAILSHFFDPVPSAAIPSVPTIDQEARLPA